TGCCACATATCATCACTTAGCTGTTTTGCGCCACGAGCTTCACGAAAGTAGGCCATAACTAGGGTTTGTTCATCAGCAAGTGCTTGTCGAGCTGCTTTACCTTGGGTAAGTTCCTGCTCAGAAAGACGCAGCTGGTGGCAGGTTTTTGCTAAAGAGATAGGGGTAATTTGTGGGATGAGCGTTAAACTGCGTAGCGCCGCATGACGATAAAATGAGGTGTTATTTAACGCATGAGTAAGCGCTTTGTGGTAGCGTTCATGGTCGAAACCGATTTTGTTGCGTGCATTTAACGCACTGCAAATGAGAGCATCTTGCGCGGAGCCACAAGGCATAAAACAGATATCAAAAGACGTTTTACGTAACCTTATGATAGTGAGCAATAATTTCAGTAGGCTTCGAAAACCAAAGTGGCTAACCACAAAGTGATTAATCCCTAGCCCTTGTAACAGCGACCCTTGCCATTTTGCACTGCCGACCAATGTGATCTCAGCATGGGGATAGGCTTGTTTTACTTGATTAAGGAAAGGAATTAAAAATAGCGTATTGCCTACTCTTGCATTGTTCCGCACAATCACAATACGCTGGATTTCTTCAGGTTTGACTAACGTTTTTTCCGTACGAGAAAAGTGGTTAAGCACTGCCAAAGGCAACCCTAACCAGCGGGACATAACTTTTTTGCGTTGCTTATCAAATTGGCGCAAGCGATTTTTCAACCTTAGATGAGTCTCTTTAGACATCCACATTATCGACAACCTCAAACATCTTCTGTGATTCTGGCGTTGAGACTACAAGCCAAAATTGAGGATTTACTTAAGGTGGTATACTGAGTCAAAAGAGTTTAGTCAGTCCTATGGACTGTCCTATGAAAATTATTTGCTCTTCTTTTGTTCTGAGCTTATCTCGATACCCCATTCCAAATGCTAAAACAGCATCTAGAACTTACTTGGACACAATAATAAATATCACTTATTTGTCATATTATCAATATGTTGAGATTGGATAGATGTATTTGTAAGTTGATGAGTCCCCAAAGGGGGAGTTGTATTCGCGCCTATGCAGCGTTACCGATTTGCTACGTAGTATGACTAGGTATTCAAATCGGTGTTTTGCCTATGAGCGAATACATTCTCGCTAAAACAGCATCTTGCGGTGACTTAGGTCTATGGGTCAATGGACTTCAGCAGTGGTGAGGTCGACAACTTTTGCTGTTGAAGCATTATCTTTAATTAAGTTGATACGGTTTTCTACTGCCTGTTTGGTTGGGTACATCACGCTACGTGCAAAAACATCGCCATTTTTGGATACAATGACGAAGTAATACAAAGGCTCTGTAGGGCTTGGCTCCACTCGAATTTCAAATCGTTGCATGATAATCATTCCTCTTTTTAGGGCCGAGATAAGACAGATAATTAATATTCAAACCATAGCATATGTGGCAATGATTGCTGTTAAATGAGCAAAATTTATTGTTAGGATGCGATCCTAAGGAAACGCTCTTGCAGCTCCGTTGTGTATACCCAAATGACCTCAAGATGCGGAATCGTTAAAAAGATCTTAAGTATCTGAGTAAAGTGCCGATAATTTTAAATAGTGGCAGCAGTTAAATGCAGTTGATGGCGAGGTGTTAAGATGAAATTGTGGACCAAAGTACTATTGAGTGTAGGGATAGTCTATAGCGGTGCCGGAGTGGCGGCGAGTGCATCTAACGGTATGTCTTTGGCCGATATGATCAATCAGCTACCAAGTAAAACATTAGGTTCCGTTTGCGGAGCAGGACAAGATGCTAGTGCGGTCAGCGACTTGTGTTCGGCACAGCTTGAAGCCGTGCGGGATCAAGCTCTAAAACAGCATCCAGAATTAAATGTGGAAAATATCCACAATCAAGCGCAAACCGTGTTTGAAAATACCTTGCAACCACTTATCAATGCGCTTAATACCGGTAATCAGTAAGCTCTACAGATCCTTTGTAATGTAAACGATCGAATTGTGCATTCGTTAAATAAACCTGTGATAGGTATATATCATCAAGGGCCATTAAGGCCCTTGATCTGTTTTTAACGATGAGTGATTCTGTCGAGTTTTGTTGCCGACTGGATTCTATCCAACGTGTTTCTTCTGCCGAGGTTCACTCATTAGTCCTTTAATGAGAGAAACAGTTGCTACTAATAGCACGATAGTGAATGGGAATCCTGTCGCTACCGCCATTGCTTGCGCCGCCGCCAAGCCTCCGCCCAACATTAAGGCAATAGCAACCAAGCCCTCAAAGGTGCACCAGAACACGCGTTGTGGTGTCGGAGCATCCACTTTGCCGCCTGCAGCTATGGTATCGATGACCAGTGAGCCTGAATCGGACGAGGTAATAAAAAATACCACCACCAAGACAATACCCACGAAAGAGGTAATAGCATGCCATGGCATCACTTCAAGCATGGCAAATAACTTGAGTGAGAGTTCAGCGTTCATGACTGCTTGATAACCGTCATTAACGTATTGGTCTACTGCAGTGCCACCGAAGGCTGTCATCCAAAACACGCAAACAGTCGATGGTATTAGCAATACACAGACGATGAATTCTCTTACGGTGCGTCCCCGAGATACACGTGCGATAAACATGCCGACAAATGGGGACCATGATATCCACCATGCCCAGTAAAACGCCGTCCAACCCTGTGAAAAGTTAACGTCTTCACGGTCAAATGGCATTGAAAGCGCTGGTAAGTATTCCACATAATTTTTGATGTTACTAAAAAAGCCGCTGAGAATGGCAATGGTTGGGCCGGTAATTACGATAAATAGTAATAAGATGGCTGCGAGTATCATGTTAATTTCAGATAATCGTTTGACGCCGCTGTCTAAACCAGCCAATACCGACATCAGTGCCATGGCTGAAATGATAAGTATCAGAACGACTTTCGTCATGTCGGTCAATGGAATGCCGAACAGAAAGTTAAGCCCAGTTGCGGCTTGAGAGGCGCCATATCCTAGTGATGTCGCCAGTCCAAATACGGTGGCTACGACCGCTAAAATATCAATGATGTGTCCTATCCATCCCCAAACACGTTCGCCGAAAAGGGGATAAAACACCGAGCGCATAGTTAATGGCAGGCCTTTATTGAAAGAGAATATCGCCAAACCTAAAGCAAGTAAGGCGTAAATTGCCCATGGGTGCAGTGCCCAGTGATAAATGGTTGCCGCCATACCCAGAGCTTCAGCTGCTTTAGTGTCTCCTATGGCACCACCCAGAGGAGCCCAATCGGTTCGTACGCCATTTTCAATGGTGGTTCCCGCTAGGGATGAACTGAAGTGCGACATTGGCTCAGACACCCCAAAGAAAACCAATCCAATACCCATACCTGCAGCAAACAGCATTGCCAACCAACCTGCATAAGAGTAATCAGGCGTCGCTTCTGTGCCGCCAATTCGTACTCGTCCGAGTGGGGAGAATATGAGTCCAAGGCAGACGATGACAAATAGATCACCAGAAAGGAGGAAAAACCAGTCCAAATTCGTGACTAACCATGATTTTAATGTTGTGAAAACGGGTTCCACATGCTCTCGAAACAGTAATGTGGCAAAAACGAAAGCCACGATCGCTAGGCCAGATATTGCAAAAACACGGTTGTGAATATCGAGGCCAAAAGGACCAAGAGAGACCACAACATTGTCTTGGCCTACGGTGTAGTCAGTATCTATGGGAGTTGCTTTTCCGCTCGGTGTTGGAATACCGCCATTGTCGAGCTCTTTGTCGTCTTGACTCATCTGTTTCTCTCTTAATTTAGAAATGACGCTGCAATTAAGAGTAGAATAGAAAACCAAATAGTGGGATAAGAGACGATACAAAATTAGTAGATTGAGTAGGTTAGTGTGGCAGGTATTCATATACTCAAGTGATCTCAAGCTCTAAATTTTGCATCTTGAAGTCATTTGGGTATACAAAAGTGCATTAACAATTAGTTCGCCTATACTAACTTTGTTTTGTGCGGCTTTTTATGTTGAGCTCCTAGGAACCTATGTTGCAAAAATCCCAGTATGAGTATTCTCGTTATTTTAGAGCTCGACTCTACTCCTTTTTTGTCTATTTATTCATCCTAATTAGCGGTGGATTGATGGCATACCATACGATCACTCAAGATGTTGAACGTCAAGCTCGGCAGAGCATTAGTAATATCATCGAACATATGGACGAGATATTCTTCGAAGTGGATGAGACGGCAATATTTATAAAACACTATGTTCATTTACCGTGTGATGCATTGCGTAGAATAATGACGGTTCGTGCACTCACGATCCCTAGTGGGCTTTCTATGGAGCTTGAACTGCCAACGGGTTATTGCAGTTCCATCGATGGTTTTTCTCTCACTCCCATTCACCCCACGTCTGACGCAAGTCTGTTTTTAGCCAAGGGTTATATTCAATTAAATGCCTTGATGTACGTAACAAATGGCATTAGTACGGAATTAAGTAAAAAGTACTTTCTCGATCAAATTGATATTCGTCCTTACTCTTTTCGTTTCCAAATGCATGTCGGGCAGCTAGCGATTTCTATGCCAATCGAACATACCAATTTAATTCCCGGTATGGTGGTACATTCGGACAATTACCCTTATTCAATCTCGGTCGATTACGACCTTAATCTAATGGTCGACGATTTGCATGACGAGTTGCTAATTACACTGCTGTTTTTACTCTTTTTCCCCGCTGTGCTCAGCTATCAATGTTATAAATTTTTAACGTTACCCCGCTTTTTAGCCCGAGAAATTCGTAAGGGCATCCGAGCTGGGCAATTTCGAGCTTATGTTCAGCCAATTTTAACTAAAGATGGCTCCATGGCGGGTGGAGAAGTACTAGTACGTTGGCATCATCCAAAAAAAGGCATCATTTCCCCTTACGAATTTATTGATTTGGTAGAAAAAGGCCAGTTGGCTGCTCGTCTTTCTACAACGTTATTTTCTCAGGTAGCGAAGCAACTAAAGCCCCACGCTCATAACATCTCTACTAAGATGCATTTGTCGTTTAATTTAAGTGCGCAACAGTTATTGGATCGCACCATCGTTTATGATTGTGTGCGGTTTATCTCGGTTATGAATAACGAAAAAATCAAGTTGGTTTTAGAGCTAACAGAGCGCGAACAAGTCACGAAAGAGGAACGTATTTTTGAAATGTACAACGAGCTGTATGCTGCAGGTGTACGTTTTTCTATTGATGATTTTGGTACAGGGCATTCGAGTTTAATCTATCTGCAGATGTTTGAAGTGGATTACATCAAAATCGACAAGCAATTTATTGATCTTATTGGACAGGATGCAATATCCAATAATATCGTTAATAACTTACTGGACTTATCGCAGCGTCTTGAAATACCAACAGTAGCTGAAGGAATAGAGCAGGTGGCTCAAATGAACTATTTGCAAAGTCATGGTGTTGATTACTTTCAAGGTTATTTGTTTAGTAAGCCCATACCGTTAGAACAATTCATCACTGAGTGGCTTCTAAATACAACCCGCCCTTTAGAGGCTCATCAATAACCCCATGTCAGCGCCCATAAATATGGGTACTGAACCCATAGCAGGGAAAGCAAAAGCCTCAGATAACATCAATAACTTAGCCATGTTTTTTCTTTACCGTCTACACTGAAAGTTACTAAGCTTTTTTTAAAGGTCGCTTGGGAGTGATATGGATATTTCATCAGCTGACTTTCGCACCACGAAAACTACTTTCTTTAGCACACATCGGTATGCTGTTGCGCTGTTTTTAATTGGAATGTTGGTCACTATCGGTATTCGTTTCATCACACTCAACACGAATGCTGAGCGAATTGACGGGGCCATCAATGAAAAATTCAATCAACTGTATGAAAAGGTAAATGAACGATTTTCACTCTATCAATATGGCATTCGGGAAGCGCGCACTGCGATATTGTCGGGTGGTGGAGAAAATGTAACCCGGCAAGAAATGAACCAGTTTGGTTCCACTCTTGACCTTAAACAGTATTTTCCCGGTGCCAGAGGCTTTGGTTTTGTGCGATGGGTAAAACGCGAAGCAATAGACGCTTTTCTTAAGCAAGCTAAAGCTGATGGTGCCCCTAATTTTTCCGTTAGCCAATATTCTCCCAATTTCGGTGACTATTATATTGTTCAATATATCGAACCTGAATTCTATTTAATGAATGAAAAGGCGATAGGGTTTGACATTGCGTCAGAGCCTCGACGGCGAAAAACCGCCGATGCGGCGATGCGCAGTGGAAAAGCCCAGATGACGCCTCCAATACAGTTAGTGACCAATGATGGTGGTTTAAGTGATTCATTACTCGTTCTTTTGCCGCTATATCGAGGTGGCAGTGTCCCTGATACAGAAGAAAAACGTTTAAAAGCGGGCTTTGGTTGGATTAATGCCCCACTAAGCCTGTCTGATGTTCTTAAGGATATTGTTTCTGAACCTGATAAGCTCATTTTAACCATCACGGATATCACCGATAACAGTCAAGCTAGCCCCTTCTATACCAACAGCCTTGAGCGGGGACTCTATCCTCATGAACGACCTTTTAATTTGCTGGGTCGAGAGTGGAAGTTTTCACTGACGGTTACACCAAAATTTTTGTCAACGCTACATTTACATTCAGCCTTTGAGGTGTTTTCTACAGGGGTTTCCGTGAGTTTGTTGCTCTCTCTTTTGGTCGGTATGTTCAATGTGCAGCGTAGAAATCGATTCCGTCTGATTCATGAGCAGACAAAATTGCATGCTATCGTTGAAAGTTCAGTGGATGGCATCATCGGTAAAAATCTGGATGGCGTTGTTATTAGTTGGAACACTGGTGCCGAAACGATATTTGGTTATACCCGAGAAGAAGCAATTGGAAAGCCATTGAAAGAGTTGTTGATTCCGGAGCGCTTATGGTACGAGGAGAGTGATATTCTAGCCAAAATAGCACGGGGAGAAACCATCTCTGGGTTTGAAACGATTCGCCATCGTAAAGATGGTACTGAATTTCCTGTATCCGCTACGGTGTCGCCAATATTGTCTTCTTCTGGTGAAGTTCTAGGGGCGGCAAAAACGGTGCGAGATATTTCGGCTCAAAAAGCGGCAGAAGCAAAAATCCATGAGCTTAATGCTAATTTGGAACAACAAGTTGAGCTGCGCACTGAGCAATTAAATGACTTGAATATTTTGTTTTCCAATGTGCTTAGTGCTGCGTCCGAGGTGGCTATTATTGCTGTGGAGCCTAATGGATTAATTAAGGTGTTTAACACGGGGGCCGAAAATATGCTTGGTTACCGAAGTGACGAGATGGTCGATAAGCAACTGCCAACGGTTTTTCACGACGAAGAGGAGATTAAGGAACGCAGTTTAGAGCTGTCAAAAGAGTATGGACAGGCGGTAAATGGTATGGATGTTTTTACTCTAAAAGCTCGATTAAATATGTATGAATCACTGGAATGGACTTACATCCGTAAGAATGGTTCACGAATCCCAGTGAACTTAGTGGTCACGGTGATCCGAGGTAATCACGACGAAATTACAGGATATTTGGGGATTGCTCGTGATATTTCGGAACAGAAGAGTGCTGAAAAAGAGTTACGTGATGCTAAGGTAGCTGCCGATGAAGCAAACGCGGCTAAATCGATGTTCTTGGCAAATATGAGTCATGAAATTAGAACTCCGATGAATGCTGTATTGGGTATGTTGCAACTATTGTTGAAAACGACGTTAAATCAGAAGCAGCACGAATTTGCGTCTAAGGCCCGTATCGCCGCCACGTCGTTACTTACGTTGCTTAATGATATTTTGGACTACTCCAAAATTGAGTCTGGAAAGTTAGATATTGACCCGCATCCTTTTGATCTGGAAGGGATGATGGAGCACTTGGCGGTGGTGATGTCAGGGAATATACAGGACAAAAATATCGAACTGTTGTTTGATTTGGATGAGCAGGTCCCGAGTTTTCTGATTGGTGATGAATTACGTATCCAACAAGTGCTGTTAAACCTTATTAGTAATGCAATTAAATTTACTGAAGAAGGTGAAGTGGTCGTTCGATCACGGCTTCTTTCCCTTCGTGATAACCAAGTTCGTATCGTGATTCAG
This genomic window from Vibrio tritonius contains:
- a CDS encoding glycosyltransferase family 9 protein — encoded protein: MSKETHLRLKNRLRQFDKQRKKVMSRWLGLPLAVLNHFSRTEKTLVKPEEIQRIVIVRNNARVGNTLFLIPFLNQVKQAYPHAEITLVGSAKWQGSLLQGLGINHFVVSHFGFRSLLKLLLTIIRLRKTSFDICFMPCGSAQDALICSALNARNKIGFDHERYHKALTHALNNTSFYRHAALRSLTLIPQITPISLAKTCHQLRLSEQELTQGKAARQALADEQTLVMAYFREARGAKQLSDDMWHQALQALSETSPKPVVWIEILGPDAKQGFDPNHLSCHCSDLRELAGLLRHFDGFISCDTGPLHLADAVNTPCIGLFTHTDPTVYGMLGDNVQYITNPNNFNAKQIWQTLLANGPSSQRGTLRLERIKRAKTVSRDNSPSVEDAHLAL
- a CDS encoding YegP family protein, yielding MQRFEIRVEPSPTEPLYYFVIVSKNGDVFARSVMYPTKQAVENRINLIKDNASTAKVVDLTTAEVH
- a CDS encoding BCCT family transporter → MSQDDKELDNGGIPTPSGKATPIDTDYTVGQDNVVVSLGPFGLDIHNRVFAISGLAIVAFVFATLLFREHVEPVFTTLKSWLVTNLDWFFLLSGDLFVIVCLGLIFSPLGRVRIGGTEATPDYSYAGWLAMLFAAGMGIGLVFFGVSEPMSHFSSSLAGTTIENGVRTDWAPLGGAIGDTKAAEALGMAATIYHWALHPWAIYALLALGLAIFSFNKGLPLTMRSVFYPLFGERVWGWIGHIIDILAVVATVFGLATSLGYGASQAATGLNFLFGIPLTDMTKVVLILIISAMALMSVLAGLDSGVKRLSEINMILAAILLLFIVITGPTIAILSGFFSNIKNYVEYLPALSMPFDREDVNFSQGWTAFYWAWWISWSPFVGMFIARVSRGRTVREFIVCVLLIPSTVCVFWMTAFGGTAVDQYVNDGYQAVMNAELSLKLFAMLEVMPWHAITSFVGIVLVVVFFITSSDSGSLVIDTIAAGGKVDAPTPQRVFWCTFEGLVAIALMLGGGLAAAQAMAVATGFPFTIVLLVATVSLIKGLMSEPRQKKHVG
- a CDS encoding EAL domain-containing protein, whose translation is MLQKSQYEYSRYFRARLYSFFVYLFILISGGLMAYHTITQDVERQARQSISNIIEHMDEIFFEVDETAIFIKHYVHLPCDALRRIMTVRALTIPSGLSMELELPTGYCSSIDGFSLTPIHPTSDASLFLAKGYIQLNALMYVTNGISTELSKKYFLDQIDIRPYSFRFQMHVGQLAISMPIEHTNLIPGMVVHSDNYPYSISVDYDLNLMVDDLHDELLITLLFLLFFPAVLSYQCYKFLTLPRFLAREIRKGIRAGQFRAYVQPILTKDGSMAGGEVLVRWHHPKKGIISPYEFIDLVEKGQLAARLSTTLFSQVAKQLKPHAHNISTKMHLSFNLSAQQLLDRTIVYDCVRFISVMNNEKIKLVLELTEREQVTKEERIFEMYNELYAAGVRFSIDDFGTGHSSLIYLQMFEVDYIKIDKQFIDLIGQDAISNNIVNNLLDLSQRLEIPTVAEGIEQVAQMNYLQSHGVDYFQGYLFSKPIPLEQFITEWLLNTTRPLEAHQ
- a CDS encoding CHASE domain-containing hybrid sensor histidine kinase/response regulator, which gives rise to MDISSADFRTTKTTFFSTHRYAVALFLIGMLVTIGIRFITLNTNAERIDGAINEKFNQLYEKVNERFSLYQYGIREARTAILSGGGENVTRQEMNQFGSTLDLKQYFPGARGFGFVRWVKREAIDAFLKQAKADGAPNFSVSQYSPNFGDYYIVQYIEPEFYLMNEKAIGFDIASEPRRRKTADAAMRSGKAQMTPPIQLVTNDGGLSDSLLVLLPLYRGGSVPDTEEKRLKAGFGWINAPLSLSDVLKDIVSEPDKLILTITDITDNSQASPFYTNSLERGLYPHERPFNLLGREWKFSLTVTPKFLSTLHLHSAFEVFSTGVSVSLLLSLLVGMFNVQRRNRFRLIHEQTKLHAIVESSVDGIIGKNLDGVVISWNTGAETIFGYTREEAIGKPLKELLIPERLWYEESDILAKIARGETISGFETIRHRKDGTEFPVSATVSPILSSSGEVLGAAKTVRDISAQKAAEAKIHELNANLEQQVELRTEQLNDLNILFSNVLSAASEVAIIAVEPNGLIKVFNTGAENMLGYRSDEMVDKQLPTVFHDEEEIKERSLELSKEYGQAVNGMDVFTLKARLNMYESLEWTYIRKNGSRIPVNLVVTVIRGNHDEITGYLGIARDISEQKSAEKELRDAKVAADEANAAKSMFLANMSHEIRTPMNAVLGMLQLLLKTTLNQKQHEFASKARIAATSLLTLLNDILDYSKIESGKLDIDPHPFDLEGMMEHLAVVMSGNIQDKNIELLFDLDEQVPSFLIGDELRIQQVLLNLISNAIKFTEEGEVVVRSRLLSLRDNQVRIVIQVVDTGIGISPEQQKRIFDGFTQAEASITRRYGGTGLGLVISRHLIELMGGELLVESELEKGSSFFFELTFPIDTSQPWQPQYFENQPRILVVDDNDVALTMVEDNLTRLHARVTTAMSGVEAIRSIEQADQEGDPYECLVLDWLMPHMDGVELAYHIRDKLELTKQPKIVLISAANHGDIPIVDESSPFEVTLSKPVTSIQLFTAVNNAMRNRRSNNTDLIAPQQDAASPLRGVNVLLVEDNIFNQDVALELLNSVGANVTLAQDGLQGVNAVLMSESDFDVVLMDMQMPNMDGLTATRKIREHDKFAELPIIAMTANVSDEDKAACLQAGMNAHLGKPLDFQLVVETILTWIGHQPRMTTQVENTPSPQGKLQRVLQRFGGNELLYRKLLHSFLPSFSELNKGLSEAINSHQWSEVIAILHTMKGSAGTAGLDELYHWLKDKEAELKNSDSARQGSEIMKNCVETIALKMNTEYQAMLESLGSSDQEDIQAVASSDINEKEVWFELENCLATGNMKALELAESLQANHPNSQSHQALLQAVENLEFESARQWLTQIREEHVT